One genomic region from Burkholderia latens encodes:
- a CDS encoding ATP-binding protein: protein MALPIITADQRLAERQGVKIAVLGKSGIGKTSLLRTLPEATTLFVDLEAGDLAVRDWQGDCMRPATWPEFRDLVVFLAGPNPALPPEVPFSDAHFHHVCERFGDPAQLTRYDTYFVDSITVLARLALVWSRTQPQAVSDRTGKPDMRGAYGLLGTEMLAALTHLQHARGKNVVFVAILDERVDDFNRKVFTPQIEGSKTAAELPGIVDEVVTLAEIKADDGTSYRAFVTHTLNPYGYPAKDRSGQLDLLEPPDLHALIRKCAAAATQSPTTRN, encoded by the coding sequence ATGGCGCTTCCCATCATCACCGCTGACCAGCGGCTAGCCGAGCGCCAGGGCGTCAAGATCGCCGTGCTCGGCAAGAGCGGTATCGGCAAGACGAGCCTGCTCCGGACGCTGCCCGAGGCCACCACCCTGTTCGTCGATCTCGAGGCGGGTGACCTCGCAGTGCGCGACTGGCAAGGCGACTGCATGCGCCCGGCTACCTGGCCGGAATTCCGCGATCTCGTCGTGTTCCTCGCAGGCCCCAACCCGGCCCTGCCACCGGAGGTGCCGTTCTCGGACGCGCATTTCCACCACGTATGCGAACGCTTCGGCGATCCGGCGCAATTGACGCGCTACGACACGTACTTCGTCGACAGCATCACGGTGCTCGCGCGCCTGGCACTGGTCTGGTCCAGAACCCAGCCGCAGGCCGTGTCCGATCGCACGGGCAAGCCCGACATGCGTGGGGCCTATGGCTTGCTCGGCACCGAAATGCTCGCGGCACTGACCCACCTGCAGCATGCACGCGGCAAGAACGTCGTGTTCGTCGCGATTCTCGACGAGCGCGTCGACGATTTCAACCGCAAGGTGTTCACCCCGCAGATCGAAGGCTCGAAGACTGCCGCCGAGCTGCCCGGCATCGTCGACGAGGTCGTCACGCTCGCCGAGATCAAGGCCGACGACGGCACCTCCTATCGCGCATTCGTCACCCACACGCTCAACCCTTACGGCTATCCGGCCAAGGATCGCTCTGGTCAGCTCGACCTGCTCGAGCCGCCCGATCTCCACGCGCTGATCCGCAAATGCGCAGCCGCAGCGACCCAATCCCCGACGACGAGGAACTGA
- a CDS encoding Bro-N domain-containing protein codes for MTNILPFEFEAHAVRVHVDDAGQPWFNANDVCAVLEFGNPRQAVESHVDDDDVQKLDTIDAIGRSQRTNHVNESGLYALIIGSTKDAAKRFKRWVTSEVLPAIRKTGSYNAVASLPAPTQDRVSSILLIGEAVAKVPGVKAGIAMAATLTCIHENTGIAVETLRRALPAADAPICSLNATQVGQLLCISAKAANQRLARHGLQMRNDRDEWELTSAGEAWAEAMPYSRNGHSGYQILWNPAVADLLKEAA; via the coding sequence ATGACGAATATCCTTCCGTTCGAATTCGAAGCCCACGCAGTGCGCGTCCATGTCGACGACGCTGGCCAGCCGTGGTTCAACGCCAACGATGTGTGCGCCGTGCTCGAGTTCGGCAATCCGCGCCAAGCTGTGGAATCTCATGTCGATGACGATGATGTCCAGAAATTGGACACCATCGATGCTATCGGTCGCTCGCAACGTACCAACCACGTCAACGAATCGGGGTTGTATGCCCTGATCATCGGCAGCACAAAGGACGCGGCAAAACGCTTCAAGCGCTGGGTCACGAGCGAGGTGCTGCCAGCGATCCGCAAGACCGGCAGCTACAACGCCGTCGCCAGCCTGCCCGCACCGACCCAGGACCGCGTGTCGTCGATCCTGCTAATCGGCGAGGCCGTAGCGAAGGTGCCTGGCGTCAAGGCCGGCATTGCGATGGCTGCAACGCTGACCTGTATCCACGAGAACACCGGTATCGCCGTCGAAACGCTGCGCCGCGCGTTGCCCGCTGCGGATGCGCCCATCTGCTCGCTCAACGCCACGCAGGTTGGCCAGCTTCTGTGCATCTCGGCGAAAGCCGCCAACCAGCGCCTCGCACGTCACGGCCTGCAGATGCGCAATGACCGCGACGAGTGGGAGCTCACCTCGGCTGGCGAAGCGTGGGCCGAGGCCATGCCGTATTCGCGCAACGGTCACTCGGGCTACCAGATTCTCTGGAATCCGGCAGTCGCGGATCTGCTGAAGGAGGCCGCGTAA
- a CDS encoding helix-turn-helix transcriptional regulator, with translation MTTMTDGVTRSHHEAIFSPGDRRVLSENELAQRWGISPKTLQRWRSEGRGPKYLKLSKRVSYPLDAILEFERGALHDSTSGRVVR, from the coding sequence ATGACGACGATGACAGACGGTGTTACCCGGTCGCACCACGAGGCGATCTTTTCCCCCGGCGATCGCCGGGTGCTCAGCGAAAACGAGCTCGCGCAGCGCTGGGGCATCAGCCCCAAGACGCTGCAACGTTGGCGCAGCGAAGGGCGCGGGCCGAAGTACCTGAAGCTCTCCAAGCGCGTGAGCTATCCGCTCGACGCGATCCTCGAGTTCGAGCGTGGCGCACTGCACGACTCGACCTCCGGGCGCGTGGTTCGCTAA
- a CDS encoding recombinase family protein produces MKGTRNIAPMPATVIPKKRCAVYTRKSSDEGLDQEYNSLEAQRDAGLAYIASQRHEGWIAVNDGYDDGGYSGGNLDRPSLQRLLADIEAGTIDIVVVYKIDRLTRSLPDFARLVDVFDRCGVSFVAVTQQFNTTTSMGRLTLNILLSFAQFEREVTGERIRDKFAVSKARGMWMGGMPPLGYDVVDRRLVVNEPEAMLVRDIFRRYGEHGSAARLVREFAIEGRTTKAWVTQDGRHRTGRPIDQQFIFHVLRSRVYLGEIHHKGEYFAGQHEPIVPQELWNAAHAFIERRQQGPRERRTKHSALLAGLLFAPDGQRMLHTFVRKKSGRIYRYYVPYLHKRRHAGATLAPEIPGTGHLPAAEIEQAVLVQIHAALSAPEVLIGAWRSCQRHPAGAALDEPQVVVAMQRIGAVWEQLFPAEQQRLARLLIERVQLHALGLDIHWREDGWLGLGQDISAHPLVAEFRPDAMEVAR; encoded by the coding sequence ATGAAGGGGACACGCAACATCGCGCCCATGCCTGCAACGGTCATCCCGAAAAAACGCTGTGCCGTGTACACGCGGAAGTCCAGCGACGAAGGCCTCGATCAAGAATACAACAGCCTCGAAGCACAGCGCGATGCGGGTCTCGCCTACATCGCAAGCCAGCGTCACGAGGGCTGGATCGCGGTGAATGACGGGTACGACGACGGCGGATATTCCGGCGGTAATCTCGATCGGCCATCATTGCAACGACTGCTTGCCGATATAGAGGCTGGCACGATCGACATCGTGGTGGTCTACAAGATCGACCGGCTCACGCGCAGTCTCCCGGATTTTGCTCGACTCGTCGACGTGTTCGATCGGTGCGGCGTCTCTTTCGTCGCCGTCACGCAGCAGTTCAACACGACGACCTCGATGGGGCGACTGACGCTGAACATTCTGCTGTCGTTCGCGCAGTTCGAGCGCGAGGTGACGGGCGAGCGCATCCGCGACAAGTTTGCCGTGAGCAAGGCGCGTGGCATGTGGATGGGTGGCATGCCGCCGCTCGGCTACGACGTCGTCGATCGGCGACTGGTCGTCAATGAGCCGGAGGCCATGCTCGTGCGGGATATCTTCCGGCGGTATGGCGAACACGGATCGGCGGCGCGTCTCGTGCGCGAGTTCGCCATCGAAGGTCGCACCACCAAGGCATGGGTCACGCAAGACGGGCGTCACCGTACTGGTCGTCCGATCGACCAGCAGTTCATTTTCCATGTACTGCGCAGCCGCGTGTATCTCGGCGAGATCCACCACAAGGGCGAGTATTTCGCCGGGCAGCATGAGCCCATAGTGCCGCAGGAACTTTGGAACGCTGCGCACGCATTCATTGAACGACGCCAGCAGGGCCCACGCGAGCGGCGCACAAAGCACTCGGCACTGCTCGCCGGGCTGCTCTTTGCACCGGATGGCCAGCGCATGCTACACACGTTCGTGCGCAAGAAAAGCGGCCGGATCTACCGGTACTACGTGCCCTACCTGCATAAGCGCCGACATGCCGGCGCGACGCTCGCTCCGGAGATCCCCGGCACGGGCCATCTGCCCGCAGCCGAGATCGAGCAGGCCGTGCTGGTCCAGATTCATGCGGCCTTGAGCGCGCCCGAGGTGCTGATCGGCGCATGGCGGTCATGCCAACGGCATCCCGCCGGCGCGGCGCTCGATGAACCACAGGTGGTCGTGGCCATGCAGCGCATCGGCGCGGTGTGGGAGCAGCTGTTTCCGGCGGAGCAGCAGCGGCTCGCGCGACTCCTGATCGAACGAGTCCAGCTGCATGCGCTGGGACTCGACATCCACTGGCGTGAGGATGGCTGGCTCGGCCTCGGTCAGGACATCAGCGCGCACCCGCTCGTCGCGGAATTTCGCCCGGACGCGATGGAGGTGGCGCGATGA
- a CDS encoding DUF2924 domain-containing protein: MTTHAGQPGAPTITARIAQLPHLPIDSLWALWDEYFDERPNHHNRIWIETRLAYRMQERAFGGLRASLRRKLEEIGETGIMPRQVHRAGERLLPGTVITRTYNDIDHRVLVRGINDFDYQGIRFRSLTAIAREITGSNWSGPAFFGLKSGRRKAEVA; encoded by the coding sequence ATGACGACACACGCAGGTCAGCCTGGCGCCCCGACCATCACGGCACGCATTGCCCAGCTTCCCCATCTGCCGATCGACAGCCTGTGGGCACTGTGGGACGAGTATTTCGACGAGCGCCCGAACCATCACAATCGCATCTGGATTGAAACCCGGCTTGCCTACCGGATGCAGGAACGAGCGTTCGGCGGACTGCGTGCATCGCTTCGCCGCAAGCTCGAAGAGATAGGCGAAACTGGCATCATGCCGCGACAGGTGCATCGCGCCGGCGAACGCCTACTTCCCGGCACGGTCATCACCCGCACCTACAACGACATCGATCATCGCGTGCTCGTGCGCGGCATCAACGACTTCGATTACCAGGGCATCCGCTTCCGTAGCCTCACAGCGATCGCGCGCGAGATCACCGGCAGTAACTGGTCGGGACCTGCTTTCTTTGGCCTGAAATCCGGTCGGCGGAAAGCGGAGGTCGCATGA
- a CDS encoding DUF262 domain-containing protein → MARIENHKYSIEEAFRECFYIVPDYQREYVWTDKEVHQLLEDIGEQIDGSTTREYFIGTVLVSPTHQKNHYEVIDGQQRLTTFFLLLCALKHLFQGEPQRQMISGLISTSYVDSDGEVRTNLKLEPRYENAAEVMTKLVELDADPQAVRTGIQASGIASFGSLENLVNAYSTLYHYLKDNYDDVAKLKKYWGYLANNVVFIQISTDVSSALKIFETINERGVGLNPMDLLKNLLFTQVNQSQFTQLKDEWKKITKPLEKEKEKPLRFLRYFLMANYVIKNERGDSVVREDEIYDWFVAKDNAAMCDYANKPFEFVRKVIRNVEHYLAFANGLGNDGKPSLAMDSLKRLAGGAFSLHYVLLLAAANFPKPLFDHFVAQLESFLFYYIFTKTPTKDLERNFSQWADEIRTIAAVTDPMKQKVQLNAFIADRFDTSMAGKSQELVDALRRFTLYSMQQYRTRYLLARLTQYVDMAFSGLKTPGSLGPFTSLEIEHILPNTPTPELRAKWAEENPGADYDGYKNRLGNLTLLEKPINIVAGNDFYAKKQAEYCKSGNYLTRSLVELTNVGQNTSISRINEKLKAFPVWDAKTIDARHALLITLVQDVWKTSPIDV, encoded by the coding sequence ATGGCTCGTATTGAAAACCATAAGTACAGCATCGAGGAGGCCTTCAGGGAATGCTTCTACATCGTCCCGGACTACCAACGCGAGTACGTCTGGACGGACAAGGAAGTGCATCAGCTACTGGAGGATATCGGTGAGCAGATCGATGGGAGCACGACGCGGGAATATTTCATTGGCACCGTACTGGTGTCGCCGACCCATCAAAAGAATCACTACGAGGTCATCGATGGTCAGCAGCGCCTGACCACATTTTTCCTGCTGCTGTGCGCGCTGAAGCATCTGTTCCAGGGTGAGCCACAACGGCAAATGATTTCCGGACTGATATCGACCAGCTATGTGGACAGCGACGGCGAGGTCCGCACGAATCTGAAGCTGGAGCCTCGTTACGAGAATGCGGCCGAAGTGATGACCAAGCTGGTGGAGTTGGATGCCGATCCACAGGCTGTGCGCACGGGCATTCAGGCTTCAGGGATCGCCAGCTTCGGCTCCCTCGAAAATCTGGTCAATGCCTACAGCACGCTGTACCACTATCTGAAAGATAACTACGACGACGTCGCCAAGCTGAAGAAGTATTGGGGCTATCTGGCCAACAACGTGGTATTCATCCAGATATCCACCGACGTGAGTAGCGCGCTGAAGATCTTCGAGACCATCAACGAGCGCGGCGTAGGTCTGAACCCGATGGATCTGCTGAAGAACCTATTGTTCACGCAGGTCAATCAATCGCAGTTCACCCAGCTCAAGGACGAGTGGAAGAAAATCACCAAGCCGCTGGAGAAAGAAAAGGAAAAGCCGCTGCGCTTCCTGCGCTATTTCCTGATGGCCAACTACGTGATTAAGAACGAGCGTGGTGACTCGGTGGTGCGCGAGGATGAAATTTATGACTGGTTCGTGGCCAAGGACAACGCGGCCATGTGCGATTACGCGAACAAGCCCTTCGAGTTCGTTCGCAAGGTGATCCGTAACGTCGAGCACTATCTGGCCTTTGCCAACGGGCTGGGTAATGACGGCAAGCCCAGTTTGGCGATGGATAGCCTCAAGCGGTTGGCCGGTGGCGCATTCAGCTTGCATTACGTTCTGCTGCTGGCGGCCGCCAATTTCCCCAAGCCGTTGTTTGATCACTTCGTGGCGCAGTTGGAGAGCTTCCTCTTCTACTACATCTTCACGAAGACGCCGACCAAAGATCTGGAGCGCAACTTCTCTCAATGGGCCGATGAAATTCGCACCATTGCCGCCGTCACAGATCCGATGAAGCAGAAGGTGCAGCTCAACGCATTCATTGCTGACCGCTTTGATACGAGCATGGCCGGAAAATCTCAGGAACTGGTCGATGCGTTGCGACGCTTCACCCTGTATTCGATGCAGCAATACCGCACGCGCTATTTGCTGGCACGTCTGACGCAATATGTTGATATGGCTTTCAGCGGGCTGAAAACGCCCGGTAGCTTGGGCCCGTTTACCAGTCTGGAGATCGAGCATATTCTGCCCAATACGCCAACGCCCGAACTGCGTGCCAAGTGGGCTGAGGAAAATCCCGGTGCGGATTACGACGGCTACAAAAACCGGCTCGGTAATCTGACTTTGTTAGAGAAGCCGATCAATATTGTCGCCGGCAATGATTTTTACGCGAAGAAACAGGCCGAGTACTGCAAAAGCGGGAACTATCTTACGCGCAGTTTGGTTGAGCTGACCAACGTCGGTCAGAACACCTCCATTTCCCGAATCAATGAAAAGCTGAAGGCATTTCCTGTTTGGGATGCAAAGACCATCGATGCCCGTCACGCGCTGCTGATAACCTTGGTGCAGGACGTTTGGAAGACATCGCCCATCGACGTCTGA
- a CDS encoding ImmA/IrrE family metallo-endopeptidase produces the protein MNAVALNGFTAATAILRLLRTAFPSGLPDVIDLDLVRQGLPGTPYGKGVREIKAPMPSPIASCEGMLVRNPNDAAEWGIFYNGNASPERQRFTIAHELGHFILHRDRQMSFQCDKASVYSGQDTLAVIEREADDFASNLLLPGDVLRDAMAGQTISLHLLSQLASRFQVSFEALCIRFIKYTDVRAILLHWDNGFLKYEWRSRSAVLSKARIQRLTNPVEPLPGTIAADTSVLQERDGVELPASLWCTDEAPYMKLHEFKHTYAARDRVLTLLLLEDAEPRRWNVAGTR, from the coding sequence ATGAACGCGGTGGCGCTCAACGGATTCACGGCGGCGACAGCGATCCTGCGGCTGTTGCGCACAGCCTTTCCGTCAGGGCTACCCGATGTGATTGACCTTGATTTGGTTCGCCAAGGATTGCCTGGTACACCTTATGGAAAGGGTGTTCGCGAGATCAAGGCTCCGATGCCTTCGCCAATCGCCAGCTGTGAAGGTATGCTGGTGCGTAATCCGAACGATGCTGCCGAGTGGGGAATTTTCTATAACGGTAACGCCAGTCCGGAGCGCCAAAGATTCACGATAGCACACGAGCTTGGGCATTTTATTCTGCACCGGGATCGCCAGATGTCTTTTCAGTGCGATAAGGCAAGCGTGTACTCGGGACAGGACACTCTTGCGGTGATTGAGCGCGAGGCGGATGATTTTGCGAGCAATCTGCTGCTGCCGGGTGACGTGCTGCGAGACGCAATGGCCGGGCAGACCATCAGTCTGCATCTGCTGAGTCAGCTCGCGTCACGTTTTCAGGTGTCTTTTGAGGCACTGTGCATTCGTTTCATAAAATACACTGACGTTCGAGCCATCCTGCTGCACTGGGACAACGGATTCCTAAAATACGAGTGGCGCAGTCGATCTGCTGTTCTAAGCAAAGCACGAATTCAGCGGCTAACCAATCCCGTCGAGCCGTTGCCAGGAACCATCGCCGCAGACACCAGTGTTTTGCAGGAGCGAGACGGCGTCGAACTTCCGGCGTCGCTATGGTGTACAGACGAAGCGCCGTACATGAAACTCCACGAATTCAAGCATACGTATGCCGCGCGTGATCGCGTGCTCACGCTGTTGCTGCTCGAGGATGCGGAGCCGCGTCGCTGGAATGTAGCGGGCACAAGATGA
- a CDS encoding helix-turn-helix domain-containing protein, whose protein sequence is MASAFGIRLRRLREAKKLTLQQVADEIGCTKAYVWELEMREGQRPTAERVYALSKLLGVTVEDLMGEAPKDVPQATPEDVAFFREYAGMTDGDKQRYRDALNLMFGSRKDGGNAQ, encoded by the coding sequence ATGGCTTCGGCGTTCGGTATACGGTTGCGCCGTTTGCGGGAAGCAAAAAAATTGACTCTCCAGCAGGTCGCCGACGAGATCGGCTGTACCAAGGCTTATGTCTGGGAGCTGGAAATGAGGGAGGGGCAACGACCGACGGCAGAACGCGTCTATGCCCTTTCCAAGCTGCTGGGCGTCACGGTCGAGGATTTGATGGGTGAAGCGCCCAAGGACGTTCCGCAGGCAACCCCGGAAGATGTCGCGTTCTTTCGGGAGTACGCGGGCATGACTGACGGCGACAAACAGCGTTATCGGGATGCGCTCAATTTGATGTTCGGCTCCCGTAAGGATGGCGGGAACGCGCAATGA
- the esaR gene encoding response regulator transcription factor EsaR: MATILVVDDEMGIRELLSEILSDEGHVVEAAENAQAAREYRLNQAPDLVLLDIWMPDTDGVTLLKEWAAQGLLTMPVIMMSGHATIDTAVEATKIGALDFLEKPIALQKLLKSVEHGLARGAAPVSVNAAAKAGGGQVSGPVAVASAAALPTLGDDMAAALGLAGQTAAIPFDIPLREARDAFERAYFEYHLARENGSMTRVAEKTGLERTHLYRKLKQLGVELGKKPSEGAA, encoded by the coding sequence ATGGCAACCATCCTGGTGGTAGATGATGAAATGGGCATCCGGGAATTGCTCTCGGAGATCCTCAGCGATGAAGGACATGTCGTGGAGGCGGCGGAGAACGCGCAGGCCGCGCGGGAATACCGGCTGAATCAGGCGCCCGATCTCGTGCTGCTCGATATCTGGATGCCCGATACCGACGGCGTCACGCTGCTCAAGGAATGGGCGGCGCAGGGGCTGTTGACGATGCCCGTGATCATGATGTCCGGGCACGCAACGATCGACACGGCGGTCGAAGCGACGAAGATCGGCGCCCTCGATTTCCTCGAGAAGCCGATCGCGCTGCAGAAGCTGTTGAAGTCGGTCGAGCACGGCCTCGCGCGCGGCGCGGCGCCGGTGTCGGTCAACGCGGCGGCGAAGGCCGGCGGCGGCCAGGTGTCCGGACCGGTGGCGGTTGCGTCCGCGGCGGCGTTGCCGACGCTCGGCGACGACATGGCCGCGGCGCTCGGCCTTGCAGGCCAGACGGCCGCGATTCCGTTCGACATCCCGTTGCGCGAAGCACGCGACGCGTTCGAGCGCGCGTACTTCGAATATCACCTCGCGCGCGAGAACGGCAGCATGACCCGCGTCGCGGAAAAGACTGGCCTGGAACGCACGCACCTGTATCGCAAGCTCAAGCAACTGGGCGTCGAGCTCGGCAAGAAGCCGTCGGAAGGCGCCGCTTAA
- the esaS gene encoding sensor histidine kinase EsaS (Enhanced Sensitivity to Antibiotics Sensor), with amino-acid sequence MLNKVRRAASGKSLLIRVIVSTVAITALLLLVLLAAASANTEFFDRYYSWLYAMNIIVALVFLLVVLGLIGMIVVRLRKGKFGTRLLAKLAVFFALVGVVPGGIIYIVSYQFVSRSIESWFDVNVETALTAGLNLGRGMLDASLSDLQTKARLMSDQLASVDANTNGTTLTLLRLRDQFGVQDATIVEPSRGGSGAAPDLHIVAQASGNFAALIPDDLPTPLMLSQAREHGAYAAIEGEVDGDPRAHGAKGALRLRVVRPIPDATTSLLQPAERFLQLTQPVPPTLAHNADAVQRAYREYQEKSLGRTGLRKMYIGTLTLALFLATFIAMMLALALGQQLARPLFLLAQGTKEITEGDYTPKREIKSRDELGFLTQSFNAMTRQLSEARLAVEKNRIALEHSKTYLESILANLTAGVFVLDRQFRLTTANRGAERIFRQPFGSMIGTALDRIGVVAEFGAMVRKAFADREAASDGGSGDRGHWQQQFAIEVPGESDPLTLLVRGTRLVSTVEGEADDPQTSGYVVVFDDISDVISAQRSVAWGEVARRLAHEIKNPLTPIQLSAERLQMKLSDKLEPHDADVLKRGATMIVNQVAAMKRMVDDFREYARTPPAVLANLQLNELASEVLGLYGVGEGKSAIVAELAPSLPVIRGDATQLRQVIHNLLQNAQDSVADVAHPRVLIETKTVEYGDPDAEGKTRVAVRLTVSDNGPGFPARILTRAFEPYVTTKAKGTGLGLATVKKIVDEHGARIDLRNRMHGETVEGAQVSILFLQMASDTPGADHGAQGGAAPAKTKASVQTKAA; translated from the coding sequence GTGCTAAATAAAGTGCGCCGCGCGGCCAGCGGGAAGAGCCTGCTCATACGCGTGATCGTGTCGACCGTCGCGATCACGGCGCTGCTGCTGCTCGTGCTGCTCGCGGCCGCGAGCGCGAACACCGAGTTTTTCGACCGCTACTACTCGTGGCTGTACGCGATGAACATCATCGTCGCGCTCGTGTTCCTGCTGGTGGTGCTCGGGCTGATCGGGATGATCGTCGTGCGGCTGAGGAAGGGCAAGTTCGGCACGCGGCTGCTCGCGAAGCTCGCGGTGTTCTTCGCGCTCGTCGGCGTGGTGCCGGGCGGGATCATCTATATCGTGTCGTACCAGTTCGTGTCGCGCAGTATCGAGTCGTGGTTCGACGTGAACGTCGAGACCGCGCTGACGGCCGGCCTGAATCTCGGCCGCGGGATGCTCGACGCGTCGCTGTCCGACCTGCAGACGAAGGCGCGGCTGATGTCCGACCAGCTCGCGAGCGTCGATGCGAACACGAACGGTACGACGCTCACGCTGCTGCGCCTGCGCGACCAGTTCGGCGTGCAGGACGCGACGATCGTCGAGCCGAGCCGCGGCGGCTCGGGCGCCGCGCCGGATCTGCACATCGTTGCGCAGGCGTCGGGCAATTTCGCCGCGCTGATTCCGGACGACCTGCCGACGCCGCTGATGCTGAGTCAGGCGCGCGAACACGGCGCATACGCGGCGATCGAGGGCGAAGTCGACGGCGATCCGCGCGCGCACGGCGCGAAGGGCGCGCTGCGGCTGCGCGTCGTGCGGCCGATTCCGGACGCGACGACATCGCTGCTGCAGCCGGCCGAGCGGTTCCTGCAGCTCACGCAGCCGGTGCCGCCGACGCTCGCGCACAACGCGGATGCCGTGCAGCGCGCGTATCGCGAGTATCAGGAAAAATCGCTCGGCCGCACGGGCCTGCGCAAGATGTACATCGGCACGCTGACGCTCGCGCTGTTCCTCGCGACGTTCATCGCGATGATGCTCGCGCTCGCGCTCGGCCAGCAGCTTGCACGGCCGCTGTTTCTGCTCGCGCAGGGCACGAAGGAGATCACGGAAGGCGACTACACGCCGAAGCGCGAGATCAAGTCGCGCGACGAGCTCGGCTTCCTCACGCAGTCGTTCAACGCGATGACGCGCCAGCTGTCCGAGGCGCGGCTCGCGGTCGAGAAGAACCGGATCGCGCTCGAACACTCGAAGACGTATCTCGAGAGCATCCTCGCGAATCTGACTGCCGGCGTGTTCGTACTCGACCGCCAGTTCCGGCTGACCACGGCCAACCGCGGCGCCGAACGCATCTTCCGGCAGCCGTTCGGTTCGATGATCGGCACGGCGCTCGACCGGATCGGCGTCGTCGCCGAGTTCGGCGCGATGGTGCGCAAGGCGTTCGCCGATCGCGAAGCGGCGTCCGACGGCGGCAGCGGCGATCGCGGCCACTGGCAGCAGCAGTTCGCGATCGAAGTGCCAGGCGAAAGCGATCCGCTGACGCTGCTCGTGCGCGGCACGCGCCTCGTATCGACGGTGGAAGGCGAGGCCGACGATCCGCAAACGTCCGGCTACGTGGTCGTGTTCGACGACATCTCCGACGTGATTTCCGCGCAGCGTTCGGTTGCGTGGGGCGAGGTCGCGCGGCGGCTCGCGCACGAGATCAAGAATCCGCTGACGCCGATCCAGCTGTCGGCCGAGCGGCTGCAGATGAAGCTGTCGGACAAGCTCGAGCCGCACGATGCCGATGTGCTCAAGCGCGGCGCGACGATGATCGTGAACCAGGTGGCCGCGATGAAGCGGATGGTCGACGACTTCCGCGAATACGCGCGCACGCCGCCGGCGGTGCTCGCGAACCTGCAGCTGAACGAACTGGCGAGCGAGGTGCTCGGGCTGTATGGTGTCGGCGAAGGCAAGAGCGCGATCGTCGCCGAGCTCGCGCCGTCGCTGCCGGTGATTCGCGGGGATGCGACGCAGCTGCGCCAGGTGATACACAACCTGCTGCAGAACGCGCAGGACTCGGTCGCGGACGTCGCGCATCCGCGTGTGTTGATCGAAACCAAGACAGTAGAATATGGCGATCCCGACGCCGAGGGTAAAACGCGCGTCGCGGTACGTCTTACCGTGTCCGACAACGGGCCCGGTTTTCCGGCACGCATCCTGACCCGTGCGTTCGAGCCTTATGTGACGACGAAGGCGAAGGGCACGGGGCTCGGGTTGGCCACGGTCAAGAAAATCGTCGACGAGCACGGCGCGCGGATCGATCTGCGCAATCGCATGCACGGCGAGACCGTCGAGGGTGCGCAGGTGTCGATCCTGTTCCTGCAGATGGCGAGCGATACGCCAGGCGCCGATCATGGCGCGCAGGGCGGGGCGGCGCCCGCCAAGACAAAAGCAAGTGTGCAGACAAAGGCAGCGTAA
- a CDS encoding DUF4390 domain-containing protein: protein MTIKHLFPLRFAAVLLVALALCVAVVRPARAESIAVQRASLQADGSGWSLDARFEFELNPSLEDAVNKGIPLYFTTDFELSRARWYWFDEQPVSVSQTIRLSFQPLTREYRVSTGGLQLGFPSLKDALAVVRHITSWHVIDRNQVRAGETYTASVRMQLDTALMPKPFQVDAVNNRDWTLGSDWKRFNFTVTERAK from the coding sequence TTCCACTTCGGTTCGCGGCCGTCTTGCTGGTCGCGTTGGCGCTGTGCGTGGCCGTCGTTCGGCCCGCGCGCGCCGAATCGATCGCCGTGCAGCGCGCGTCGCTGCAGGCTGACGGAAGCGGCTGGAGCCTCGATGCCCGATTCGAGTTCGAACTGAACCCGAGCCTCGAGGATGCCGTCAACAAGGGCATCCCGCTTTACTTCACGACGGACTTCGAACTGAGCCGCGCGCGCTGGTACTGGTTCGACGAGCAGCCGGTGTCGGTGTCACAGACGATCCGCCTGTCGTTCCAGCCGCTCACGCGCGAGTACCGCGTGTCGACGGGCGGGCTGCAGCTCGGCTTCCCGTCGTTGAAGGATGCGCTCGCGGTCGTGCGGCACATCACGTCGTGGCACGTGATCGACCGCAACCAGGTGCGTGCCGGCGAAACCTACACGGCTTCGGTGCGGATGCAGCTCGATACGGCGCTGATGCCGAAGCCGTTCCAGGTCGACGCGGTCAACAACCGCGACTGGACGCTCGGGTCCGACTGGAAACGCTTCAACTTCACGGTGACCGAACGTGCTAAATAA